From the Rhinatrema bivittatum chromosome 3, aRhiBiv1.1, whole genome shotgun sequence genome, one window contains:
- the HOXC13 gene encoding homeobox protein Hox-C13 isoform X2: MTTSLILHPRWADTFMYVYETSPNERNRDKSPAMEGLNGNCPSSHCRDLIPSHPALGRHSSAIGTHQGSVYTDITSPDAARQCPAPPAAASNASMGYGYPFGGSYYGCRLSHSHHHNVNLQQKPCSYHPAEKYPEPSGSLPGEELPSRAKEFAFYPSFTGSYQAVPGYLDVSVVPGISGHPEPRHDALIPMEGYQHWALSSGWDGQVYCSKEQSQSSHLWKSPFPGVRNIFQSQE; this comes from the exons ATGACGACTTCACTGATCCTGCATCCTCGCTGGGCGGATACCTTCATGTACGTGTATGAAACGAGCCCGAATGAAAGGAATCGGGATAAAAGCCCAGCCATGGAAGGACTGAATGGCAATTGCCCGAGCAGCCACTGCAGAGATTTAATTCCTTCTCATCCGGCTCTGGGGCGCCATTCCTCTGCCATCGGGACTCACCAGGGCTCTGTCTACACGGATATAACCTCCCCCGACGCTGCCCGTCAGTGCCCGGCTCCCCCGGCGGCGGCTTCCAATGCCAGCATGGGCTACGGCTATCCCTTCGGAGGCAGCTACTACGGCTGCCGCCTGTCCCACTCCCACCACCACAACGTGAACTTGCAGCAGAAGCCCTGCTCCTACCACCCGGCTGAGAAGTACCCGGAGCCCAGCGGCTCTCTCCCCGGCGAGGAGCTCCCCTCCAGGGCCAAGGAGTTTGCTTTCTATCCAAGCTTTACTGGCTCTTACCAGGCAGTGCCTGGCTATTTGGACGTTTCAGTGGTGCCAGGGATCAGTGGGCACCCCGAGCCCAGGCACGACGCCCTGATTCCCATGGAAGGTTACCAGCACTGGGCTCTTTCCAGCGGCTGGGACGGCCAAGTCTACTGCTCCAAGGAGCAATCTCAGTCCAGTCACCTATGGAAATCACCTTTCCCAG gtgtcaGAAACATATTTCAGAGCCAAGAGTGA